A portion of the Glycine max cultivar Williams 82 chromosome 10, Glycine_max_v4.0, whole genome shotgun sequence genome contains these proteins:
- the LOC100781304 gene encoding uncharacterized protein, producing the protein MGKKTELKDHKETTKVEAVLELLRKQTPLTVKQEKFCNYACVKRFLKAKGDNVKKAAKQLKACLAWRESVITDHLIADDFSAELADGLAYVSGHDDESRPVMIFRLKQDYQKLHSHKMFTRLLAFTLEVAISTMPKNVEQFVILFDASFYRSASAFMNLLLPALKIVAEYYPGRLCKAFVIDPPSLFAYLWKGVRPFVELSSWTTVVSSLDFEESLDFNDFAAYPRASSLRFEGASVKSTAKIGSCSSSRFSFTVSHHLDSLKPWYLSLADTSASKVGPTSPSPALISPLNARSLSFASPVARTPRGPPATRKGLFPSTPLPQRVTETPRTSFLQSPATFFRRESHVAAKGERCRESFLPYVKFYRRPYDEMVYRSKMRPPLGGLISIVSRHIRSRHVSVSQRF; encoded by the exons ATGGGGAAGAAAACAGAGCTGAAAGATCACAAGGAGACAACCAAAGTTGAAGCTGTTCTTGAGCTTCTCAGAAAACAAACACCTCTCACTGTTAAACag GAGAAGTTTTGCAACTATGCTTGTGTGAAACGGTTCCTGAAAGCAAAAGGGGATAATGTGAAAAAAGCTGCGAAGCAACTCAAGGCTTGTCTTGCTTGGAGAGAGAGTGTCATCACTG ATCACTTGATAGCAGATGATTTCTCAGCTGAACTGGCTGATGGGTTGGCCTATGTGAGTGGTCATGATGACGAATCCAGACCTGTTATG ATTTTTCGTTTGAAGCAAGACTATCAAAAGTTGCATTCCCATAAGAT GTTCACTCGTTTGCTGGCCTTTACACTGGAGGTGGCCATTTCGACCATGCCAAAAAACGTAGAACAATTCGTGATACTTTTTGACGCAA GCTTTTACAGATCAGCATCTGCTTTCATGAACCTATTGCTACCAGCACTGAAAATTGTGGCCGAGTACTACCCAGGAAGGCTATGCAAAGCGTTTGTCATAGACCCTCCCTCGCTTTTCGCTTACTTGTGGAAG GGTGTGAGGCCGTTCGTGGAGTTATCATCATGGACGACGGTGGTATCATCGTTGGATTTCGAAGAGTCGTTGGACTTCAACGACTTCGCTGCATACCCGCGAGCCTCGTCCCTCCGATTCGAAGGCGCGAGCGTGAAATCGACGGCGAAGATAGGGTCGTGCTCCTCGTCGCGGTTCTCCTTCACCGTATCTCATCACCTTGACTCGTTGAAGCCATGGTACCTGAGCCTGGCCGACACGTCAGCATCGAAAGTGGGACCCACGAGTCCCTCTCCAGCACTCATCTCACCGCTGAACGCGCGGTCGCTCTCGTTCGCGTCGCCCGTCGCGAGAACCCCCCGCGGCCCCCCGGCCACCAGAAAGGGCCTCTTCCCGTCCACCCCCCTGCCGCAGCGCGTGACGGAGACGCCGCGGACCTCGTTTCTTCAGTCGCCGGCGACGTTCTTCCGGCGAGAGAGCCACGTCGCCGCGAAGGGAGAGAGGTGCCGCGAATCGTTCTTGCCGTATGTGAAGTTCTACCGAAGACCGTACGACGAGATGGTGTATAGGTCAAAGATGCGGCCCCCACTCGGCGGCCTAATCTCCATTGTTTCTCGTCACATTAGAAGTCGCCACGTTTCCGTTTCTCAGcgtttctaa